In one window of Caballeronia sp. TF1N1 DNA:
- a CDS encoding methyl-accepting chemotaxis protein: MKLSLKIPLAFAAALFFMFAGALYGIFALNQSIDTYRTVVADNVASERMVSATLVAFKLQVQEWKDTLLRGKDPEKLQKYWSAFQTREATVHKLADELKRTLPAGESRDLIDRFASAHAAMGDGYRRGFDAFKAAGFESSAGDNAVAGVDREPAALLEQAAQKIAADSAEVSAHADSAARQASFISVTLMLFVLALSLIGGYLFSRTVSGPLVRALGCARAVAKGDLSHEFETDGKDEIAELLVALKHMQTSLATVVSKVRQNAEGVATASAEIASGNLNLSSRTEEQAASLEETAASMEEITATVRQNADNAVAASSLAENASQTATRGGQMMEKVVETMHGISESAGKVGEIIAVIDAIAFQTNILALNAAVEAARAGEEGRGFAVVASEVRSLAQRSATAAKEIKELIEQSAGRVETGSSLVRDAGSIIADIVGSVERVTDVVGAISSASKEQTTGIEQVNMAVTQMDEVTQQNAALVEQASAAAQALAEQARSLRDVVAIFKLRGDGMGTMRAA, from the coding sequence ATGAAGCTCAGCCTCAAGATCCCGCTCGCTTTTGCCGCCGCGCTCTTTTTTATGTTCGCGGGCGCGTTGTACGGTATTTTTGCCCTCAATCAATCCATCGACACCTATCGGACAGTGGTTGCGGATAACGTCGCGAGCGAACGCATGGTGTCCGCGACGCTGGTCGCCTTCAAGTTGCAAGTGCAGGAGTGGAAAGACACGCTCTTGCGCGGCAAGGACCCCGAGAAACTGCAGAAGTACTGGTCGGCTTTCCAGACTCGCGAAGCGACCGTGCACAAACTGGCCGATGAACTCAAGCGCACGCTTCCCGCGGGCGAGAGCCGCGATTTGATCGACCGCTTCGCTTCCGCACACGCCGCAATGGGCGATGGCTACCGGCGCGGCTTCGATGCGTTCAAGGCCGCGGGCTTCGAATCGTCCGCTGGCGATAACGCCGTAGCGGGCGTCGACCGCGAACCGGCCGCGCTGCTCGAACAGGCGGCCCAGAAGATTGCCGCCGATAGCGCCGAAGTGTCCGCGCACGCCGATAGCGCCGCGCGGCAAGCGTCGTTCATCAGCGTCACGCTGATGCTCTTCGTGCTGGCGCTCTCGTTGATCGGCGGATATCTCTTCAGCCGCACGGTGTCCGGTCCGCTCGTCCGTGCGCTCGGTTGCGCGCGCGCCGTGGCGAAGGGCGATCTCTCGCACGAGTTCGAAACCGACGGCAAGGACGAAATCGCCGAATTGCTGGTGGCGCTCAAGCATATGCAGACGAGTCTCGCGACGGTCGTGAGCAAGGTGCGCCAAAACGCGGAAGGCGTGGCGACCGCGAGCGCGGAAATCGCATCGGGCAATCTGAATCTGTCTTCGCGTACCGAGGAGCAGGCGGCGTCGCTCGAGGAAACGGCGGCAAGCATGGAAGAGATCACCGCGACGGTGCGTCAGAACGCGGATAACGCGGTCGCGGCTTCGTCGCTTGCGGAGAATGCATCGCAGACCGCCACGCGCGGCGGCCAGATGATGGAAAAGGTCGTCGAGACCATGCACGGCATTTCCGAGAGCGCGGGCAAGGTGGGCGAGATCATCGCCGTGATCGACGCCATCGCGTTCCAGACGAACATCCTTGCGCTGAACGCAGCCGTCGAAGCGGCGCGCGCGGGCGAGGAAGGGCGCGGTTTTGCGGTCGTGGCATCGGAAGTCCGCTCGCTCGCTCAACGCAGCGCGACGGCCGCGAAGGAGATCAAGGAGCTGATCGAGCAGTCGGCCGGCCGCGTAGAGACGGGCTCGTCGCTCGTGCGGGACGCGGGCAGCATCATTGCGGATATCGTCGGCTCGGTCGAGCGCGTGACCGATGTGGTCGGCGCGATTTCGTCGGCGTCGAAGGAACAGACCACCGGCATCGAACAGGTCAACATGGCCGTCACGCAGATGGACGAGGTGACGCAGCAAAACGCCGCGCTGGTCGAGCAGGCATCGGCGGCGGCTCAGGCGCTGGCGGAGCAGGCGAGGTCGTTGCGTGACGTGGTGGCGATTTTCAAGCTGCGGGGAGATGGTATGGGGACGATGCGGGCCGCGTAG
- a CDS encoding NUDIX hydrolase, with amino-acid sequence MKKRATVICRKGKRILLVARRQSKWALPGGILKRGEHLPDAALRELKEETQLSGKSAKYLFDFRGKQKHHHVFYCDISARAKPRPSNEISRCRWVNLEDIPRLITSTPTNDIVKLVSHKRKNGRGK; translated from the coding sequence AGCGCGCCACTGTTATCTGTCGAAAGGGAAAACGCATTCTTCTAGTGGCACGTCGCCAATCGAAATGGGCCCTGCCAGGCGGAATCCTCAAGCGCGGGGAGCATCTCCCTGACGCCGCGCTTCGAGAACTCAAGGAAGAAACACAACTCTCCGGCAAGTCGGCCAAGTATCTCTTCGACTTCAGAGGCAAGCAAAAGCACCATCACGTCTTCTATTGCGATATCTCCGCTCGGGCCAAGCCGCGTCCGAGCAATGAAATTTCGCGATGCCGCTGGGTGAATCTCGAAGACATTCCACGGCTCATTACGAGCACGCCAACGAACGATATCGTGAAACTCGTCAGTCATAAGCGTAAGAACGGCCGCGGAAAATAA
- a CDS encoding FAD-dependent oxidoreductase — protein MNTPNQIDCDLLVVGSGASGLAAAVTAAWHGLKVVVVEKDDVFGGATAWSGGWMWVPGNPLARRAGIIEDPQQPRTYLRNELGDRYDPERVDAFLDNCPHMVGFFHEHTALRFVDGNQIPDVHGHVEGAATQGHQVIAAPYDARKIGPLNKRLRKTMRETSFMGMPIMAGADLMAFLSMTRSFGSFIHVTKRFTRHLRDLAFHGRAMHLVNGVALVGRLAKSADDLGVTLMESAPAKRLIVEDGAVHGAVVSTKRGEVTIRAAKGVVLAAGGFPNDLTRRKALFPRTPTGREHLALPPESCSGDGISLGESAGGSLVTDVASPAAWAPVSRVTHSDGSIGHFPHIIDRGKPGVIGVLSNGKRFVNEADGYYDYTAAMVAGAPDGKEVASWLICDHQFLRRYGLGYVRPFPVPMRRFIRNGYLQRGYSLEELAARCGIDSDALVKTVIAFNDHARRGEDPEFGRGSTPYNRKMGDPLHQGPNPCVAPIEHGPFYAVKVYPGSFGTFAGLKTNGSAQVLDLHDQAIAGLYAVGTDMASVMGGFYPSGGINLGPAMTFGYVAGRHAAGIHRYEDENAVQEDLVLPLDLNRVPTPTH, from the coding sequence ATGAATACTCCGAATCAAATCGACTGCGACCTGCTGGTCGTGGGCTCCGGCGCCTCGGGTCTCGCTGCCGCCGTTACCGCGGCGTGGCACGGGCTCAAAGTGGTCGTCGTGGAGAAGGACGACGTCTTCGGCGGCGCCACGGCATGGTCGGGCGGCTGGATGTGGGTGCCGGGCAATCCGCTCGCTCGACGCGCGGGCATCATCGAAGATCCGCAACAGCCGCGCACGTATCTAAGGAACGAGTTGGGAGATCGTTACGATCCCGAACGCGTCGATGCCTTCCTGGACAATTGTCCGCACATGGTCGGCTTCTTTCACGAGCACACCGCGCTCCGGTTCGTGGACGGAAATCAGATTCCCGATGTGCATGGCCACGTCGAAGGCGCCGCGACGCAAGGGCATCAGGTGATCGCCGCGCCCTACGATGCGCGAAAAATCGGTCCGCTCAACAAGCGCCTGCGCAAGACCATGCGCGAAACTTCGTTCATGGGCATGCCGATCATGGCGGGCGCCGACCTCATGGCCTTTCTGAGCATGACACGCTCGTTCGGCTCGTTCATCCACGTGACGAAGCGCTTCACGCGTCATTTGCGCGACCTCGCTTTTCACGGCCGCGCAATGCATCTCGTGAATGGCGTGGCGCTCGTCGGGCGTCTTGCCAAGTCCGCCGACGATCTCGGCGTGACCTTGATGGAGTCCGCGCCTGCCAAGCGTCTGATCGTCGAGGATGGCGCGGTGCATGGTGCTGTCGTATCGACGAAGAGAGGCGAAGTCACGATTCGCGCGGCGAAGGGCGTGGTGCTCGCCGCCGGCGGCTTTCCGAACGACCTCACGCGCCGCAAGGCGCTCTTCCCGCGCACGCCGACAGGCCGCGAGCATCTGGCGCTGCCGCCTGAAAGCTGCTCGGGCGATGGCATCAGCCTGGGCGAATCGGCGGGCGGCTCGCTCGTGACGGATGTCGCTTCGCCCGCCGCATGGGCGCCGGTGTCGCGCGTCACGCATTCGGATGGCAGCATCGGGCACTTTCCGCACATCATCGATCGCGGCAAGCCCGGTGTGATCGGCGTGCTGTCGAACGGCAAGCGCTTCGTCAACGAAGCCGATGGCTATTACGACTACACCGCCGCTATGGTCGCGGGCGCGCCCGACGGTAAGGAAGTCGCGTCATGGCTGATTTGCGATCACCAATTCTTGCGCCGATACGGCCTGGGCTACGTGCGGCCCTTCCCAGTTCCGATGCGCCGCTTCATCCGCAACGGCTACCTGCAACGCGGTTATTCGCTGGAAGAGCTGGCCGCCCGCTGCGGTATCGATTCCGATGCGCTGGTTAAAACCGTCATCGCGTTCAATGACCACGCGCGGCGCGGCGAGGACCCGGAATTCGGACGCGGTTCGACGCCCTATAACCGCAAGATGGGCGACCCGTTGCATCAGGGGCCGAACCCATGTGTGGCGCCTATCGAACACGGTCCGTTCTACGCGGTGAAGGTGTACCCGGGCAGCTTCGGCACCTTCGCGGGATTGAAGACGAACGGCTCGGCGCAAGTGCTCGATTTGCACGACCAGGCGATCGCCGGCCTTTACGCCGTGGGCACGGACATGGCGAGCGTGATGGGCGGATTCTATCCGTCAGGCGGGATCAATCTCGGTCCCGCGATGACCTTCGGCTATGTCGCGGGCCGGCATGCGGCGGGCATCCATCGTTACGAAGACGAAAACGCGGTGCAGGAGGATCTCGTTTTGCCGCTCGACCTGAACCGCGTGCCGACGCCGACGCATTGA
- a CDS encoding FAD-dependent oxidoreductase has protein sequence MNSMTQPWDDEVDLLVFGAGAGGMTAALVAHHEGLKVLICEKTDAVGGITSTSGGTTWVPGTSDSVRAGVPDKTDDARRFLASVVGDRGGDEAREAFLASGPQAIEEIQRISEVKFVAAAAHPDYVSGPGAAFGGRALAPVAFDGRLLGDDFARVRPPRPEFMGLGGMMVARTDLDALLEPFASKKNFTRTLSVVGRYVGDRLRHKRGTNLVMGNALAARLFYSLRKQNVEVRFETPLLELVVEHGMVTGAVVGQKGGSKKRIGARRGVVLATGGITRNPALRKQLFPAAAQPLSLSPQTHTGDGIERALDLDARLDDGCESPGLWMPCSILRREGKPDSVWPHILLDRAKPGLIAVNARGERFVNESDSYHDFVMGMLRDNGQGTSVPAHLIVDAAFLRDYGLGLVMKKRSQARIASFVKAGYLIKGDTLAELATKLEVDASGLERTVAAYNRDAARGEDPQFKRGASAMNRFNGDASQKPNPCVRPIGAGPYYAVTVWPADLACSAGLSGNADGQVLDNHGNAIPGLFACGNDLASIFRGTYPGPGTTLGPALVFGWRVAKFAARAVPVADPEFVVGLRDIPVRVRV, from the coding sequence ATGAATTCGATGACTCAACCCTGGGACGACGAAGTCGATCTGCTCGTGTTCGGCGCGGGCGCGGGCGGCATGACCGCGGCGCTCGTCGCGCATCACGAAGGTCTGAAGGTGCTCATCTGCGAGAAGACCGACGCGGTCGGCGGCATTACCTCGACCTCGGGCGGCACGACCTGGGTGCCCGGCACGAGCGACAGCGTGCGCGCGGGCGTTCCCGATAAAACCGACGACGCGCGGCGCTTCCTCGCGTCGGTGGTCGGCGATCGCGGCGGCGACGAAGCACGCGAGGCGTTCCTGGCGAGCGGCCCGCAGGCCATCGAGGAAATTCAGCGCATCAGCGAGGTCAAATTCGTGGCCGCGGCGGCACATCCCGATTACGTCAGCGGTCCCGGCGCGGCGTTCGGCGGACGCGCGCTCGCGCCCGTGGCCTTCGATGGCCGGCTGCTCGGCGATGACTTCGCCCGCGTAAGGCCGCCGCGCCCCGAGTTCATGGGCTTAGGCGGGATGATGGTCGCGCGCACGGACCTCGATGCGCTGCTCGAACCGTTCGCGTCGAAGAAAAATTTCACACGCACGTTGTCGGTGGTCGGACGTTATGTCGGCGACCGTCTGCGCCACAAGCGGGGCACGAATCTCGTCATGGGCAACGCACTCGCCGCGCGTCTCTTCTACAGCCTGCGCAAGCAAAACGTGGAAGTGCGTTTCGAGACGCCGTTGCTGGAACTCGTCGTCGAGCACGGCATGGTGACGGGCGCCGTGGTCGGGCAGAAAGGCGGCTCGAAAAAGCGCATCGGCGCGCGCCGGGGCGTGGTGCTCGCAACGGGCGGCATCACGCGCAACCCGGCGTTGCGCAAGCAGTTGTTCCCCGCTGCCGCACAACCGTTGTCGCTCTCGCCGCAAACGCACACGGGCGATGGCATCGAGCGCGCGCTCGATCTCGATGCCAGGCTCGACGATGGCTGCGAAAGCCCCGGCCTGTGGATGCCCTGCTCCATCCTGCGTCGCGAAGGCAAGCCCGATAGCGTCTGGCCGCACATTCTTCTCGATCGCGCGAAGCCGGGACTCATCGCCGTGAACGCGCGTGGCGAGCGCTTCGTCAACGAATCGGATTCTTATCACGACTTCGTGATGGGCATGCTGCGCGACAATGGCCAGGGCACGAGCGTGCCGGCGCATTTGATCGTCGATGCCGCGTTCCTGCGCGATTACGGCCTCGGACTCGTGATGAAGAAACGCAGCCAGGCGCGCATTGCCAGCTTCGTGAAGGCGGGGTATCTCATCAAGGGCGATACGTTGGCCGAACTGGCGACGAAGCTCGAGGTCGATGCCAGCGGCTTGGAGCGCACGGTCGCCGCGTACAACCGCGACGCGGCGCGCGGCGAAGACCCGCAGTTCAAGCGCGGCGCAAGCGCGATGAACCGCTTCAATGGCGATGCATCGCAGAAGCCCAATCCCTGCGTGCGGCCCATCGGCGCGGGACCGTATTACGCCGTCACGGTGTGGCCCGCCGATCTGGCATGCAGCGCGGGGCTGTCTGGCAACGCTGACGGTCAGGTACTCGATAACCACGGCAACGCCATTCCCGGACTCTTCGCATGCGGCAACGACCTCGCATCGATCTTTCGTGGCACTTATCCGGGGCCGGGAACGACGCTCGGACCCGCACTTGTGTTCGGATGGCGTGTCGCGAAATTCGCGGCGCGCGCCGTGCCCGTCGCCGATCCTGAATTCGTGGTCGGGCTGCGGGACATTCCGGTGCGCGTCAGGGTTTGA
- a CDS encoding Gfo/Idh/MocA family protein, translating into MSRTTLALIGAGAIGRMHVERARLHPDCEIVAVADPSPAAEAFARAEGLRWFADYTAMLDEVKPRGAIVATPNATHLQVGLACIERGVAVLMEKPIADTVEQAEQLTRAASQAQVPLIVGHHRRHNPILRRAREIVQSGRLGTPVAAMALATFYKPDSYFEMAWRREKGGGPVLINLIHDIDIMRFLLGEVIEVQAQTSNAVRGFEVEDTAAVLLRFASGVLGTLAVSDCAASPWNWDLAAGEAAHYPRQNVNTHFLTGADGSLTLPLLDVWDYRSGKGWHDPLTVERSTPHRGDPYHEQLRHFSAVIDGKEAPVCSGEDATRTLATTFAVHRAAASRTPVAVATAAEARIGRTA; encoded by the coding sequence ATGAGCAGGACGACCCTTGCCCTCATCGGCGCCGGCGCGATCGGGCGCATGCATGTGGAACGCGCGCGGCTGCATCCCGATTGCGAGATCGTGGCCGTGGCCGATCCGTCGCCGGCGGCCGAAGCGTTCGCACGCGCCGAAGGCCTGCGCTGGTTCGCCGACTACACCGCCATGCTCGACGAGGTCAAACCGCGAGGCGCGATCGTCGCGACGCCGAACGCGACGCACCTGCAAGTCGGACTGGCGTGCATCGAACGGGGCGTCGCGGTGCTGATGGAAAAGCCTATCGCCGATACCGTCGAGCAAGCCGAACAACTGACCCGCGCGGCGTCGCAAGCGCAAGTGCCGCTCATCGTCGGACATCATCGGCGGCATAACCCGATCCTGCGGCGCGCGCGCGAGATCGTCCAATCCGGCCGCCTCGGCACGCCGGTTGCGGCCATGGCGCTTGCCACGTTCTATAAACCCGACAGCTACTTCGAGATGGCGTGGCGCCGCGAAAAAGGCGGCGGTCCGGTGCTCATCAACCTGATCCACGACATCGACATCATGCGGTTTCTGCTCGGCGAAGTGATCGAAGTTCAAGCGCAGACATCCAACGCGGTGCGCGGCTTCGAAGTGGAGGACACGGCCGCCGTGCTGCTGCGGTTTGCGAGCGGTGTGCTCGGCACGCTCGCGGTCTCGGATTGCGCGGCATCGCCCTGGAACTGGGATCTCGCCGCGGGCGAAGCGGCGCACTACCCGCGTCAGAACGTCAACACGCATTTTCTGACGGGCGCCGATGGATCGCTCACGCTGCCCTTGCTCGATGTCTGGGATTACCGCAGCGGCAAAGGCTGGCATGACCCGCTGACCGTCGAACGAAGCACACCGCATCGCGGCGATCCGTATCACGAGCAGCTGCGGCATTTCTCGGCGGTGATCGACGGCAAGGAAGCGCCGGTCTGTTCAGGCGAGGACGCAACGCGCACGCTCGCGACGACATTCGCGGTGCATCGCGCGGCCGCATCGAGAACGCCGGTGGCGGTCGCAACAGCGGCCGAAGCGCGCATCGGCCGCACGGCATGA